In Tenebrio molitor chromosome 8, icTenMoli1.1, whole genome shotgun sequence, a genomic segment contains:
- the THADA gene encoding tRNA (32-2'-O)-methyltransferase regulator THADA isoform X1 produces MASASDLQCFTDFQLCPENYELNIILKKIDQRNSDAKNKMFIDQILGGYSESHKSPEENYARNVLIEAFAILLSKKNLRKYMYEKLNTMKIEEKTLFEYIIDDVTREIEENINKAKIFNFTQCNQICVFLGSYIQNFEDDSKREFVFEKTFQFYLCVLEVYTSQLDNSSFFKDGVVGKSILQFGSCQSVLLTILNQFSKTIPLKIKDNLKERSTEIVIMMHKIMEFHNELKLELLNKSALIFARFLMLLPDEEKIFLKWKTTPILEFIDDVPNKYCLKLKSKTLHNLFYTDRMKVVLILAMYHTMHRRSTLEVQVRGTSLMEYLYFAMIRLAKKMTTTPELIAKMSKALSDMAHQVPRFQNYSDIFELSLRFVWGHLDHYVDVVSLMTRTLLATLLVQAANRYEKGEVHYVDTFFRDLNRLSTFSKVRVIALIVACQTIPGEYIMRYCTNISHELLTQAAKGAHHELAAVAYRNLLQNHLRQATEEDFTKHWLRGILTMLKQGGTKHPGCFVNMVTECIRQKPSLFRKLFLAATVSGTGIECTIILKCIHYARMNGIEFPLEPDTNPNDYWRNFIIKQKLELFMFHQDDDVRIGALQVIADCQKTTEEFTEWELHYLIRYFQYNVSTSSSRFKSQLVSYYKKIVTRYHSSFANVIKRISNLQNEVDPTDPVGMAELAKEKNYLQEFKCFMVHFVQLLILFLNSDANFYRRAACLEMLTFTQGLSREDEWEGYGLFVEDEVNKLKTLLHDGYECNKAMAAALLSVLPPEQIGFDTEQKTRKYFDECVELATDIRPSQSESACYMFQVLLQARFPFRTHSKGVKAMTNKNQCLMLIALTEKLEQMFEACNEDVTEAAKSTPFYGLLLSCRNLLRNRDIREDNDVYSYIFRKLAELCLNMKSHIMPVVCNSSPEGYIPESSDDCDDSFVESDQSSKAQRILVYSWRTMREIMLLLSEIANQTVTLENVLEMLPEECLLRIGDFFMDVFIETKHRGVFEQANNAFTSICRCFFHSKNENLNSLPVKWIEQALDLCTGKVTDERLCATRRSAGLPFLILVTRRISLGSVSVTLFPQSILPILSDKDHELLKECVNPMFAAAEGDNDEFRMHCLNVLRFVFRNGKLSEAMVPHVDRAAITALRGFNSRAWGVRNSATLLLAALVTRIFGAPSKVDDEENDNTNKITLAVFHLRYRNLFNFLFEKLEEECDRVDSLILHPVLLILSKLFPSNNEEVNEKVSKYIPCIDRCITNSSYRTRDLAARASVSLMSESRLLAQLNENFNRIANANITDTECQGLLLQVRHIFQTMIYDQVPITHYLMQSKFLLAQVGQRFSHFTVTLYMDIVYMLLTKYRGYKNLDMLKEMVLLLSTETIGEEITTSRAGYAWSRFQLLAIILMTKFQHVGSTYKILTRIIVNALSSSDLEIKTKCLHFLIYLNQEYSEEQYKEHPLFTSGDIKVCPLTKSLVHSFDSKAKKELLTFTHPYLISFFYGELRTQLKEHGHYFVLIFLLLRFYPCFFSSLRTDRKQNILDWFTTMAKVYDEEIISGVIACLRTFISTLTFDEKKELLYSDMIRLLMESAAPAAADFRRLTVAQFLISTQDLFKDKIFTEYDRYNVLNLVMVLLEDEEALVRNTICDFPSKANKVVTTPIVWKVIPSRARITLLLSCSTEFREDIAICCLSSWALRHLPEVSSGVSEVYERGELNSVAENIPIANVAATVLHAILWKFEDMLNYEDNSIFVEEKTLLVTTLVLNALIKVPSPMMNKETKRTVICVFKCISKFIEDCGIGKDFHRNFKNFFNTQILNFLRASLATDYLSVKAFLTYLYNPILNTHFRFPPSLS; encoded by the exons ATGGCATCGGCTTCTGATTTGCAATGTTTCACTGATTTCCAACTGTGCCCGGAAAATTACGAGttgaatattattttaaaaaagatcGATCAGCGGAACAGCGAtgccaaaaacaaaatgttcatCGATCAGATT CTGGGTGGTTACTCAGAATCGCACAAAAGTCCTGAAGAAAACTACGCCAGAAACGTCCTAATTGAAGCTTTTGCCATATTACTTTCAAAGAAAAACCTCAGAAAATACATGTATGAGAAACTCAACACCATGAAGATTGAAGAAAAGACGCTGTTCGAGTACATCATCGACGACGTGACTCGCGAAATAGAAGAAAACATCAACAAAGCAAAAATCTTCAATTTCACTCAATGCAACCAAATCTGCGTTTTCCTCGGTTCTTACATTCAGAACTTTGAAGACGATTCAAAAAGAGAATTCGTATTTGAAAAGacatttcagttttatttgtgcGTTTTAGAAGTGTACACTAGTCAGTTAGA TAATAGTTCGTTCTTCAAGGACGGCGTCGTAGGTAAAAGTATATTGCAGTTTGGCAGTTGTCAGTCGGTGCTGCTAACGATTTTGAATCAATTCTCCAAAACCATACCGCTGAAAATCAAAGACAATCTGAAAGAACGCTCGACCGAAATCGTGATAATGATGCACAAAATAATGGAGTTTCACAACGAGTTGAAGCTGGAACTGTTGAACAAGTCTGCGTTGATATTTGCGCGATTTTTGATGCTGCTACCTgacgaagaaaaaatatttttg aaatggAAAACCACGCCGATATTGGAGTTCATCGACGACGTCCCCAACAAGTACTGTTTGAAACTGAAGAGCAAAACTTTGCACAACTTGTTCTACACCGATCGTATGAAAGTCGTGCTGATCCTGGCCATGTACCACACGATGCACCGCAGGAGCACCCTCGAAGTGCAAGTCAGAGGGACGTCTCTCATGGAGTACCTCTACTTCGCGATGATCCGCCTCGCAAAAAA GATGACCACAACTCCCGAACTGATCGCCAAGATGAGCAAAGCGCTGTCCGACATGGCCCACCAGGTCCCCAGGTTCCAGAACTACTCCGACATCTTCGAGCTGTCTTTGCGGTTCGTGTGGGGCCACCTGGACCACTACGTCGACGTTGTCAGCCTGATGACGAGGACGTTGCTCGCAACTCTCCTCGTGCAGGCGGCCAATCGCTACGAGAAAG GCGAAGTGCACTACGTCGACACTTTCTTCCGCGACTTGAACCGCCTGTCCACGTTCAGCAAGGTGCGAGTGATCGCCTTGATCGTCGCCTGTCAGACCATCCCCGGGGAGTACATCATGCGCTACTGCACCAACATCAGTCACGAGTTGCTCACGCAAGCGGCGAAAGGGGCTCACCACGAACTG GCAGCCGTCGCCTACAGAAATCTCTTGCAAAATCACCTCCGCCAAGCCACCGAAGAGGATTTCACGAAGCACTGGTTGCGTGGAATTTTGACGATGCTCAAACAGGGGGGCACCAAGCATCCCGGGTGCTTCGTCAACATGGTCACCGAGTGCATCCGGCAGAAACCGTCTCTCTTTCGAAAACTGTTCCTCGCGGCGACGGTCAGCGGCACAGGAATCGAGTGCACCATCATTCTGAAGTGCATCCACTACGCCAGGATGAACGGTATTGAGTTTCCGTTGGAGCCCGACACCAACCCCAACGACTACTGGCGGAACTTCATCATCAAGCAGAAACTGGAACTGTTCATGTTTCACCAAGACGACGAC GTGCGAATCGGCGCTTTGCAAGTGATCGCGGACTGCCAGAAGACCACCGAAGAGTTCACCGAATGGGAATTGCACTACTTGATACGCTACTTCCAGTACAACGTGTCGACTTCTTCGTCTCGCTTCAAGAGCCAGCTGGTGAGCTACTACAAGAAGATCGTCACCAGGTACCACAGCAGTTTCGCAAACGTGATCAAGAGAATCTCCAATTTGCAGAACGAAGTGGACCCCACCGACCCGGTCGGAATGGCCGAGTTGGCCAAAGAGAAAAACTACCTGCAAGAGTTCAAATGTTTCATGGTGCACTTCGTCCAGCTCCTGATCCTGTTCCTGAACTCGGACGCGAATTTCTATCGGAGGGCGGCGTGCCTGGAAATGTTGACCTTCACGCAAGGTCTCTCCAGGGAAGACGAGTGGGAAGGGTACGG GTTGTTCGTGGAGGACGAGGTGAACAAGCTGAAGACGCTGCTGCACGACGGCTACGAGTGCAACAAGGCGATGGCGGCGGCGTTGCTGAGCGTGCTGCCACCGGAACAAATAGGTTTCGACACGGAGCAGAAGACGCGGAAGTACTTCGACGAGTGCGTGGAGCTGGCGACGGACATACGACCGAGCCAGAGCGAGTCGGCTTGCTACATGTTCCAAGTGCTCCTGCAGGCGAGGTTCCCGTTCAGGACCCACAGCAAAGGCGTCAAAGCGATGACCAACAAGAACCAGTGCTTGATGTTGATCGCCCTCACGGAGAAACTCGAACAGATGTTCGAAGCGTGCAACGAGGACGTGACGGAGGCGGCGAAGTCGACTCCGTTCTACGGACTCCTGCTGAGCTGCAGGAACCTGCTGCGAAACAGGGACATCCG AGAGGACAACGACGTGTACAGTTACATCTTTCGCAAGTTGGCAGAACTGTGTTTGAACATGAAGTCGCACATAATGCCGGTGGTGTGCAACTCGTCACCGGAGGGTTACATTCCGGAGAGCAGCGACGACTGCGACGACAGTTTCGTCGAATCGGACCAGTCGTCCAAAGCTCAAAGGATTCTGGTGTACTCCTGGAGGACCATGAGGGAGATCATGCTGTTGTTGTCGGAGATTGCGAATCAAACCGTCACTCTGGAGAACGTCCTCGAGATGCTCCCCGAAGAGTGTCTCTTGAGGATCGGCGATTTTTTCATGGACGTCTTCATCGAGACCAAACACAGGGGAGTGTTCGAACAAGCGAACAACGCGTTCACTAGCATCTGCAGGTGTTTCTTCCA CTCGAAGAACGAAAATCTGAACAGCTTGCCCGTCAAGTGGATCGAGCAGGCGCTCGACCTCTGCACCGGCAAGGTGACCGACGAGAGACTGTGCGCCACTCGACGGAGCGCCGGCTTGCCCTTCCTCATCCTGGTAACGCGCCGAATCTCGCTCGGTTCCGTCAGTGTGACGCTTTTTCCGCAGAGCATCCTCCCGATCCTGAGCGACAAGGACCACGAGCTGCTGAAAGAGTGCGTGAACCCGATGTTCGCGGCCGCCGAGGGCGACAACGACGAGTTCCGCATGCACTGCCTCAACGTGCTGCGCTTCGTCTTCAGGAACGGCAAGCTGAGCGAGGCGATGGTGCCCCACGTCGACAGGGCCGCCATCACGGCCTTGCGCGGCTTCAACAGCCGCGCGTGGGGCGTGCGCAACTCGGCGACGCTCCTCCTGGCCGCGCTCGTCACGCGCATCTTCGGCGCCCCCTCGAAAGTCGACGACGAAGAGAACGACAACACGAACAAGATCACGCTGGCGGTCTTCCACTTGCGCTACAGGAACCTGTTCAACTTTCTCTTCGAGAAGCTGGAAGAGGAGTGCGACAGGGTCGACAGTCTCATCTTGCATCCGGTGCTGCTGATACTGTCCAAGTTGTTCCCGTCGAACAACGAGGAGGTCAACGAGAAG GTCAGCAAGTATATACCGTGCATCGATCGGTGCATCACGAATTCGTCGTATCGGACGAGGGATTTGGCGGCGAGGGCGTCGGTCTCGCTCATGTCGGAGTCGAGGCTGTTGGCGCAGCTTAACGAAAACTTTAACAGGATTGCCAACGCGAACATCACGGATACGGAGTGTCAAGGGTTGTTGTTGCAAGTGCGACACATTTTTCAGACGATGATCTACGATCAGGTGCCCATCACTCACTATCTGATGCAGAGCAAGTTTCTCCTGGCTCAAGTTGGCCAACGTTTCAGTCACTTCACCGTCACTCTCTACATGGACATCGTCTACATGCTCCTCACCAA ATATCGGGGCTACAAGAACCTAGACATGTTGAAAGAAATGGTACTGCTGCTGTCTACGGAAACAATCGGGGAAGAAATAACGACGAGCAGGGCGGGTTACGCGTGGAGCCGCTTCCAACTGTTGGCGATCATCCTGATGACGAAATTTCAACACGTCGGGAGCACCTACAAGATCTTGACCAGGATTATCGTGAACGCTTTGAGCTCGTCGGACCTCGAGATCAAAACGAAATGTCTGCACTTCTTGATTTACCTGAACCAAGAGTACAGCGAGGAGCAGTACAAAGAGCACCCGTTGTTCACTTCCGGGGACATCAAAGTCTGCCCCTTGACCAAGTCTCTAGTCCATTCGTTCGACTCGAAGGCCAAGAAGGAACTCTTGACCTTCACCCACCCGTATCTCATATCGTTCTTCTACGGCGAGCTGCGGACCCAGCTGAAGGAGCACGGCCACTACTTCGTGTTGATCTTCCTGCTGTTGAGATTCTACCCGTGCTTCTTCAGCAGCCTCCGCACGGACCGCAAACAGAACATCCTGGACTGGTTCACGACGATGGCCAAAGTCTACGACGAAGAGATCATCTCGGGTGTCATCGCTTGTCTGCGGACGTTCATATCGACCCTCACTTTCGACGAGAAGAAGGAACTGCTCTACTCGGACATGATAAGGTTGCTGATGGAGTCGGCGGCGCCCGCCGCAGCCGACTTCAGGAGACTCACGGTGGCACAGTTCCTCATAAGCACGCAAGATCTGTTCAAAGACAAAATCTTCACTGAGTACGACAGGTACAACGTCTTGAACCTGGTGATGGTGCTGCTCGAAGACGAAGAAGCTTTGGTCAGGAACACGATCTGCGACTTCCCGTCTAAAGCCAACAAAGTGGTCACGACTCC GATCGTGTGGAAGGTCATCCCTAGCAGAGCCCGCATCACTCTCCTGCTCTCGTGCAGCACCGAGTTCAGAGAAGACATCGCCATCTGTTGTCTGTCGTCGTGGGCGCTCAGACACCTGCCGGAGGTGTCTTCGGGGGTGTCGGAAGTGTACGAAAGAGGCGAACTGAACAGCGTCGCCGAGAACATCCCCATAGCCAACGTCGCAGCGACCGTCCTCCACGCGATACTGTGGAAATTCGAAGACATGCTCAACTACGAGGACAATTCAATTTTCGTCGAAGAGAAAACGCTGCTGGTGACGACGCTCGTGCTCAACGCGCTCATCAAAGTGCCGTCGCCGATGATGAACAAAGAAACGAAACGTACTgtgatttgtgtttttaagtGTATATCGAAGTTTATCGAGGATTGCGGGATCGGGAAGGACTTCCACAGGAACTTTAAGAACTTCTTCAACACTCAAATTTTGAACTTCCTACGTGCCAGTCTTGCGACGGACTATTTGTCGGTGAAGGCGTTCCTGACCTATCTGTACAACCCCATTTTGAACACCCACTTTAGGTTTCCCCCCTCCCTGtcgtaa
- the THADA gene encoding tRNA (32-2'-O)-methyltransferase regulator THADA isoform X4 gives MASASDLQCFTDFQLCPENYELNIILKKIDQRNSDAKNKMFIDQILGGYSESHKSPEENYARNVLIEAFAILLSKKNLRKYMYEKLNTMKIEEKTLFEYIIDDVTREIEENINKAKIFNFTQCNQICVFLGSYIQNFEDDSKREFVFEKTFQFYLCVLEVYTSQLDNSSFFKDGVVGKSILQFGSCQSVLLTILNQFSKTIPLKIKDNLKERSTEIVIMMHKIMEFHNELKLELLNKSALIFARFLMLLPDEEKIFLKWKTTPILEFIDDVPNKYCLKLKSKTLHNLFYTDRMKVVLILAMYHTMHRRSTLEVQVRGTSLMEYLYFAMIRLAKKMTTTPELIAKMSKALSDMAHQVPRFQNYSDIFELSLRFVWGHLDHYVDVVSLMTRTLLATLLVQAANRYEKGEVHYVDTFFRDLNRLSTFSKVRVIALIVACQTIPGEYIMRYCTNISHELLTQAAKGAHHELAAVAYRNLLQNHLRQATEEDFTKHWLRGILTMLKQGGTKHPGCFVNMVTECIRQKPSLFRKLFLAATVSGTGIECTIILKCIHYARMNGIEFPLEPDTNPNDYWRNFIIKQKLELFMFHQDDDVRIGALQVIADCQKTTEEFTEWELHYLIRYFQYNVSTSSSRFKSQLNEVDPTDPVGMAELAKEKNYLQEFKCFMVHFVQLLILFLNSDANFYRRAACLEMLTFTQGLSREDEWEGYGLFVEDEVNKLKTLLHDGYECNKAMAAALLSVLPPEQIGFDTEQKTRKYFDECVELATDIRPSQSESACYMFQVLLQARFPFRTHSKGVKAMTNKNQCLMLIALTEKLEQMFEACNEDVTEAAKSTPFYGLLLSCRNLLRNRDIREDNDVYSYIFRKLAELCLNMKSHIMPVVCNSSPEGYIPESSDDCDDSFVESDQSSKAQRILVYSWRTMREIMLLLSEIANQTVTLENVLEMLPEECLLRIGDFFMDVFIETKHRGVFEQANNAFTSICRCFFHSKNENLNSLPVKWIEQALDLCTGKVTDERLCATRRSAGLPFLILVTRRISLGSVSVTLFPQSILPILSDKDHELLKECVNPMFAAAEGDNDEFRMHCLNVLRFVFRNGKLSEAMVPHVDRAAITALRGFNSRAWGVRNSATLLLAALVTRIFGAPSKVDDEENDNTNKITLAVFHLRYRNLFNFLFEKLEEECDRVDSLILHPVLLILSKLFPSNNEEVNEKVSKYIPCIDRCITNSSYRTRDLAARASVSLMSESRLLAQLNENFNRIANANITDTECQGLLLQVRHIFQTMIYDQVPITHYLMQSKFLLAQVGQRFSHFTVTLYMDIVYMLLTKYRGYKNLDMLKEMVLLLSTETIGEEITTSRAGYAWSRFQLLAIILMTKFQHVGSTYKILTRIIVNALSSSDLEIKTKCLHFLIYLNQEYSEEQYKEHPLFTSGDIKVCPLTKSLVHSFDSKAKKELLTFTHPYLISFFYGELRTQLKEHGHYFVLIFLLLRFYPCFFSSLRTDRKQNILDWFTTMAKVYDEEIISGVIACLRTFISTLTFDEKKELLYSDMIRLLMESAAPAAADFRRLTVAQFLISTQDLFKDKIFTEYDRYNVLNLVMVLLEDEEALVRNTICDFPSKANKVVTTPIVWKVIPSRARITLLLSCSTEFREDIAICCLSSWALRHLPEVSSGVSEVYERGELNSVAENIPIANVAATVLHAILWKFEDMLNYEDNSIFVEEKTLLVTTLVLNALIKVPSPMMNKETKRTVICVFKCISKFIEDCGIGKDFHRNFKNFFNTQILNFLRASLATDYLSVKAFLTYLYNPILNTHFRFPPSLS, from the exons ATGGCATCGGCTTCTGATTTGCAATGTTTCACTGATTTCCAACTGTGCCCGGAAAATTACGAGttgaatattattttaaaaaagatcGATCAGCGGAACAGCGAtgccaaaaacaaaatgttcatCGATCAGATT CTGGGTGGTTACTCAGAATCGCACAAAAGTCCTGAAGAAAACTACGCCAGAAACGTCCTAATTGAAGCTTTTGCCATATTACTTTCAAAGAAAAACCTCAGAAAATACATGTATGAGAAACTCAACACCATGAAGATTGAAGAAAAGACGCTGTTCGAGTACATCATCGACGACGTGACTCGCGAAATAGAAGAAAACATCAACAAAGCAAAAATCTTCAATTTCACTCAATGCAACCAAATCTGCGTTTTCCTCGGTTCTTACATTCAGAACTTTGAAGACGATTCAAAAAGAGAATTCGTATTTGAAAAGacatttcagttttatttgtgcGTTTTAGAAGTGTACACTAGTCAGTTAGA TAATAGTTCGTTCTTCAAGGACGGCGTCGTAGGTAAAAGTATATTGCAGTTTGGCAGTTGTCAGTCGGTGCTGCTAACGATTTTGAATCAATTCTCCAAAACCATACCGCTGAAAATCAAAGACAATCTGAAAGAACGCTCGACCGAAATCGTGATAATGATGCACAAAATAATGGAGTTTCACAACGAGTTGAAGCTGGAACTGTTGAACAAGTCTGCGTTGATATTTGCGCGATTTTTGATGCTGCTACCTgacgaagaaaaaatatttttg aaatggAAAACCACGCCGATATTGGAGTTCATCGACGACGTCCCCAACAAGTACTGTTTGAAACTGAAGAGCAAAACTTTGCACAACTTGTTCTACACCGATCGTATGAAAGTCGTGCTGATCCTGGCCATGTACCACACGATGCACCGCAGGAGCACCCTCGAAGTGCAAGTCAGAGGGACGTCTCTCATGGAGTACCTCTACTTCGCGATGATCCGCCTCGCAAAAAA GATGACCACAACTCCCGAACTGATCGCCAAGATGAGCAAAGCGCTGTCCGACATGGCCCACCAGGTCCCCAGGTTCCAGAACTACTCCGACATCTTCGAGCTGTCTTTGCGGTTCGTGTGGGGCCACCTGGACCACTACGTCGACGTTGTCAGCCTGATGACGAGGACGTTGCTCGCAACTCTCCTCGTGCAGGCGGCCAATCGCTACGAGAAAG GCGAAGTGCACTACGTCGACACTTTCTTCCGCGACTTGAACCGCCTGTCCACGTTCAGCAAGGTGCGAGTGATCGCCTTGATCGTCGCCTGTCAGACCATCCCCGGGGAGTACATCATGCGCTACTGCACCAACATCAGTCACGAGTTGCTCACGCAAGCGGCGAAAGGGGCTCACCACGAACTG GCAGCCGTCGCCTACAGAAATCTCTTGCAAAATCACCTCCGCCAAGCCACCGAAGAGGATTTCACGAAGCACTGGTTGCGTGGAATTTTGACGATGCTCAAACAGGGGGGCACCAAGCATCCCGGGTGCTTCGTCAACATGGTCACCGAGTGCATCCGGCAGAAACCGTCTCTCTTTCGAAAACTGTTCCTCGCGGCGACGGTCAGCGGCACAGGAATCGAGTGCACCATCATTCTGAAGTGCATCCACTACGCCAGGATGAACGGTATTGAGTTTCCGTTGGAGCCCGACACCAACCCCAACGACTACTGGCGGAACTTCATCATCAAGCAGAAACTGGAACTGTTCATGTTTCACCAAGACGACGAC GTGCGAATCGGCGCTTTGCAAGTGATCGCGGACTGCCAGAAGACCACCGAAGAGTTCACCGAATGGGAATTGCACTACTTGATACGCTACTTCCAGTACAACGTGTCGACTTCTTCGTCTCGCTTCAAGAGCCAGCTG AACGAAGTGGACCCCACCGACCCGGTCGGAATGGCCGAGTTGGCCAAAGAGAAAAACTACCTGCAAGAGTTCAAATGTTTCATGGTGCACTTCGTCCAGCTCCTGATCCTGTTCCTGAACTCGGACGCGAATTTCTATCGGAGGGCGGCGTGCCTGGAAATGTTGACCTTCACGCAAGGTCTCTCCAGGGAAGACGAGTGGGAAGGGTACGG GTTGTTCGTGGAGGACGAGGTGAACAAGCTGAAGACGCTGCTGCACGACGGCTACGAGTGCAACAAGGCGATGGCGGCGGCGTTGCTGAGCGTGCTGCCACCGGAACAAATAGGTTTCGACACGGAGCAGAAGACGCGGAAGTACTTCGACGAGTGCGTGGAGCTGGCGACGGACATACGACCGAGCCAGAGCGAGTCGGCTTGCTACATGTTCCAAGTGCTCCTGCAGGCGAGGTTCCCGTTCAGGACCCACAGCAAAGGCGTCAAAGCGATGACCAACAAGAACCAGTGCTTGATGTTGATCGCCCTCACGGAGAAACTCGAACAGATGTTCGAAGCGTGCAACGAGGACGTGACGGAGGCGGCGAAGTCGACTCCGTTCTACGGACTCCTGCTGAGCTGCAGGAACCTGCTGCGAAACAGGGACATCCG AGAGGACAACGACGTGTACAGTTACATCTTTCGCAAGTTGGCAGAACTGTGTTTGAACATGAAGTCGCACATAATGCCGGTGGTGTGCAACTCGTCACCGGAGGGTTACATTCCGGAGAGCAGCGACGACTGCGACGACAGTTTCGTCGAATCGGACCAGTCGTCCAAAGCTCAAAGGATTCTGGTGTACTCCTGGAGGACCATGAGGGAGATCATGCTGTTGTTGTCGGAGATTGCGAATCAAACCGTCACTCTGGAGAACGTCCTCGAGATGCTCCCCGAAGAGTGTCTCTTGAGGATCGGCGATTTTTTCATGGACGTCTTCATCGAGACCAAACACAGGGGAGTGTTCGAACAAGCGAACAACGCGTTCACTAGCATCTGCAGGTGTTTCTTCCA CTCGAAGAACGAAAATCTGAACAGCTTGCCCGTCAAGTGGATCGAGCAGGCGCTCGACCTCTGCACCGGCAAGGTGACCGACGAGAGACTGTGCGCCACTCGACGGAGCGCCGGCTTGCCCTTCCTCATCCTGGTAACGCGCCGAATCTCGCTCGGTTCCGTCAGTGTGACGCTTTTTCCGCAGAGCATCCTCCCGATCCTGAGCGACAAGGACCACGAGCTGCTGAAAGAGTGCGTGAACCCGATGTTCGCGGCCGCCGAGGGCGACAACGACGAGTTCCGCATGCACTGCCTCAACGTGCTGCGCTTCGTCTTCAGGAACGGCAAGCTGAGCGAGGCGATGGTGCCCCACGTCGACAGGGCCGCCATCACGGCCTTGCGCGGCTTCAACAGCCGCGCGTGGGGCGTGCGCAACTCGGCGACGCTCCTCCTGGCCGCGCTCGTCACGCGCATCTTCGGCGCCCCCTCGAAAGTCGACGACGAAGAGAACGACAACACGAACAAGATCACGCTGGCGGTCTTCCACTTGCGCTACAGGAACCTGTTCAACTTTCTCTTCGAGAAGCTGGAAGAGGAGTGCGACAGGGTCGACAGTCTCATCTTGCATCCGGTGCTGCTGATACTGTCCAAGTTGTTCCCGTCGAACAACGAGGAGGTCAACGAGAAG GTCAGCAAGTATATACCGTGCATCGATCGGTGCATCACGAATTCGTCGTATCGGACGAGGGATTTGGCGGCGAGGGCGTCGGTCTCGCTCATGTCGGAGTCGAGGCTGTTGGCGCAGCTTAACGAAAACTTTAACAGGATTGCCAACGCGAACATCACGGATACGGAGTGTCAAGGGTTGTTGTTGCAAGTGCGACACATTTTTCAGACGATGATCTACGATCAGGTGCCCATCACTCACTATCTGATGCAGAGCAAGTTTCTCCTGGCTCAAGTTGGCCAACGTTTCAGTCACTTCACCGTCACTCTCTACATGGACATCGTCTACATGCTCCTCACCAA ATATCGGGGCTACAAGAACCTAGACATGTTGAAAGAAATGGTACTGCTGCTGTCTACGGAAACAATCGGGGAAGAAATAACGACGAGCAGGGCGGGTTACGCGTGGAGCCGCTTCCAACTGTTGGCGATCATCCTGATGACGAAATTTCAACACGTCGGGAGCACCTACAAGATCTTGACCAGGATTATCGTGAACGCTTTGAGCTCGTCGGACCTCGAGATCAAAACGAAATGTCTGCACTTCTTGATTTACCTGAACCAAGAGTACAGCGAGGAGCAGTACAAAGAGCACCCGTTGTTCACTTCCGGGGACATCAAAGTCTGCCCCTTGACCAAGTCTCTAGTCCATTCGTTCGACTCGAAGGCCAAGAAGGAACTCTTGACCTTCACCCACCCGTATCTCATATCGTTCTTCTACGGCGAGCTGCGGACCCAGCTGAAGGAGCACGGCCACTACTTCGTGTTGATCTTCCTGCTGTTGAGATTCTACCCGTGCTTCTTCAGCAGCCTCCGCACGGACCGCAAACAGAACATCCTGGACTGGTTCACGACGATGGCCAAAGTCTACGACGAAGAGATCATCTCGGGTGTCATCGCTTGTCTGCGGACGTTCATATCGACCCTCACTTTCGACGAGAAGAAGGAACTGCTCTACTCGGACATGATAAGGTTGCTGATGGAGTCGGCGGCGCCCGCCGCAGCCGACTTCAGGAGACTCACGGTGGCACAGTTCCTCATAAGCACGCAAGATCTGTTCAAAGACAAAATCTTCACTGAGTACGACAGGTACAACGTCTTGAACCTGGTGATGGTGCTGCTCGAAGACGAAGAAGCTTTGGTCAGGAACACGATCTGCGACTTCCCGTCTAAAGCCAACAAAGTGGTCACGACTCC GATCGTGTGGAAGGTCATCCCTAGCAGAGCCCGCATCACTCTCCTGCTCTCGTGCAGCACCGAGTTCAGAGAAGACATCGCCATCTGTTGTCTGTCGTCGTGGGCGCTCAGACACCTGCCGGAGGTGTCTTCGGGGGTGTCGGAAGTGTACGAAAGAGGCGAACTGAACAGCGTCGCCGAGAACATCCCCATAGCCAACGTCGCAGCGACCGTCCTCCACGCGATACTGTGGAAATTCGAAGACATGCTCAACTACGAGGACAATTCAATTTTCGTCGAAGAGAAAACGCTGCTGGTGACGACGCTCGTGCTCAACGCGCTCATCAAAGTGCCGTCGCCGATGATGAACAAAGAAACGAAACGTACTgtgatttgtgtttttaagtGTATATCGAAGTTTATCGAGGATTGCGGGATCGGGAAGGACTTCCACAGGAACTTTAAGAACTTCTTCAACACTCAAATTTTGAACTTCCTACGTGCCAGTCTTGCGACGGACTATTTGTCGGTGAAGGCGTTCCTGACCTATCTGTACAACCCCATTTTGAACACCCACTTTAGGTTTCCCCCCTCCCTGtcgtaa